One stretch of Rhodospirillales bacterium DNA includes these proteins:
- a CDS encoding ABC transporter substrate-binding protein — protein MFRSLSVMTALGLVLAAGNAGAQDAIKIGVNQPLTGAVAASGNYVANGARIAEEVINRKGGVLGRKIQLIIEDNKSNPKEAVAAAEKLIVRDKVPVMMGAWSSTYTLAVMPKLMEYGVPMLVETSSSGKITTSGNPWIFRISPTSEMEAQVFSGKLGEIKPAIKKVDFLAVNNDWGRGASDEFRKALSAKGIQVGVTEVMAPDATDLSAQLAKIKQSGGDTLFLTSGVEQITLVLKQAAEQRIAHRIITTGGSSSPDQLIAQAGAAANGSQHILFFAPWFPEMAPNADVAKEFVNEWKKKNYDFAGLTEGFRGWDGIHTIVEAIKIAGKAEPKAIQQALWQTKVKGVNGNIAFIKHGPAGQESGQSVPNVYIVQIKDGKVAKP, from the coding sequence ATGTTTCGATCGTTAAGCGTCATGACCGCGTTGGGCTTGGTCCTCGCCGCCGGCAATGCCGGCGCGCAAGATGCAATCAAGATCGGCGTCAATCAACCGTTGACCGGCGCGGTGGCCGCGTCTGGCAACTACGTCGCCAACGGCGCGCGCATCGCCGAGGAAGTCATCAACCGCAAGGGCGGCGTTCTCGGGCGCAAGATCCAACTCATCATCGAGGACAACAAGAGCAACCCGAAGGAAGCGGTCGCCGCGGCCGAGAAGCTGATCGTGCGCGACAAGGTGCCGGTGATGATGGGCGCCTGGAGCTCGACCTACACGCTCGCCGTGATGCCGAAGTTGATGGAATACGGCGTGCCGATGCTGGTCGAGACGTCGTCCTCGGGCAAGATCACCACCTCGGGCAATCCGTGGATCTTCCGCATCAGCCCGACCTCGGAAATGGAAGCCCAGGTGTTCAGCGGCAAGCTCGGCGAAATCAAGCCGGCGATCAAGAAAGTCGACTTCCTCGCCGTCAATAACGACTGGGGTCGCGGCGCGAGCGACGAGTTCCGCAAGGCGCTGTCGGCGAAGGGCATCCAAGTCGGCGTGACCGAGGTAATGGCGCCCGACGCGACCGATCTTTCCGCCCAGTTGGCCAAGATCAAGCAGTCAGGCGGCGATACGCTTTTCCTCACCTCCGGCGTCGAGCAGATCACGCTGGTCTTGAAGCAGGCGGCCGAACAGCGGATCGCGCACCGGATTATCACCACCGGCGGCTCGTCCTCGCCCGATCAGCTGATCGCGCAAGCCGGCGCGGCGGCCAACGGCAGCCAGCATATCTTGTTCTTCGCGCCGTGGTTCCCGGAGATGGCGCCCAACGCCGACGTCGCCAAGGAATTCGTCAATGAGTGGAAAAAGAAGAACTACGACTTCGCCGGCCTGACCGAGGGCTTCCGCGGCTGGGACGGCATCCACACCATCGTCGAGGCGATCAAGATCGCGGGCAAGGCGGAGCCCAAGGCGATCCAGCAGGCGCTCTGGCAAACCAAGGTCAAGGGCGTCAACGGCAACATCGCTTTCATCAAGCACGGCCCGGCCGGCCAAGAAAGTGGCCAGAGCGTGCCCAACGTCTACATCGTCCAGATCAAGGACGGCAAAGTCGCGAAGCCGTAA
- a CDS encoding L-serine ammonia-lyase, whose translation MISVLELFKIGIGPSSSHTVGPMKAARQFALAAADMTPPASRVAVRLCGSLAFTGKGHGTDAAVMLGLAGEEPEKIDPDSVPATLARIRAAGRLALAGKREIAFDESRDIVFDLETRMPLHPNGMRCGAFAAGGEEILGQEFYSIGGGFVVTPDAFGKAPPAESVPYPFASAADLLALARKHNLTIAEIVMANERARRDEGVVRDHLRAVVAAMRASIERGGRQEGTLPGPLKVRRRAAQLKRSLERDRGRNAAHPTEALDWLNMYAIAVNEENAAGGRIVTAPTNGAAGVIPAVMEYYRRFYADESEASAETFLLTAGAVGILAKTNASISGAEVGCQGEVGVASAMAAAGLAAVLGGTPGQVENAAEIALEHHLGMTCDPVAGLVQVPCIERNAMGAVKAVNAASLALKGDGTHCIPLDAAIKTMWETGRDMSTKYKETSQGGLAAVAVEC comes from the coding sequence GTGATCAGCGTTCTCGAACTCTTCAAGATCGGAATCGGCCCTTCCAGTTCCCATACGGTCGGGCCGATGAAGGCGGCGCGCCAGTTCGCGCTCGCCGCGGCCGACATGACGCCGCCCGCGTCCCGTGTCGCCGTGCGGCTCTGTGGATCGCTCGCCTTTACCGGCAAGGGTCACGGCACCGACGCGGCCGTGATGCTCGGCCTCGCCGGCGAGGAGCCCGAGAAAATCGACCCCGATTCCGTGCCGGCGACGCTCGCGCGCATTCGCGCCGCCGGGCGTCTCGCGCTCGCGGGCAAACGCGAGATCGCTTTCGACGAAAGCCGCGACATCGTGTTCGATCTCGAAACCCGCATGCCGCTGCATCCCAACGGCATGCGCTGCGGCGCCTTTGCCGCCGGCGGCGAGGAAATTCTCGGGCAGGAGTTCTATTCCATCGGCGGCGGGTTCGTGGTGACGCCGGACGCCTTCGGCAAGGCGCCGCCCGCGGAATCCGTGCCGTACCCCTTCGCCTCGGCGGCCGACCTGCTCGCGCTCGCGCGGAAGCACAACCTGACCATCGCCGAGATCGTCATGGCCAACGAGCGCGCACGTCGCGACGAAGGCGTCGTCCGGGATCACCTGCGCGCCGTGGTCGCGGCCATGCGCGCCTCGATCGAGCGCGGCGGCCGCCAGGAGGGAACCCTGCCCGGACCGCTCAAGGTTCGCCGCCGCGCCGCCCAGTTGAAGCGGTCGCTGGAACGGGACCGGGGCCGCAACGCGGCGCACCCGACCGAGGCCCTCGACTGGCTCAACATGTATGCCATCGCCGTCAACGAGGAAAACGCCGCCGGCGGCCGCATCGTCACCGCGCCGACCAACGGCGCCGCGGGTGTGATTCCGGCGGTGATGGAATACTACCGGCGCTTTTACGCCGACGAGTCGGAAGCGAGCGCGGAGACGTTTCTGCTCACCGCCGGCGCGGTCGGCATTCTCGCCAAGACCAACGCCTCGATTTCGGGGGCCGAGGTCGGCTGCCAGGGTGAAGTCGGCGTCGCCAGCGCCATGGCGGCGGCCGGATTGGCGGCGGTGCTGGGCGGCACGCCCGGGCAGGTGGAAAACGCCGCCGAGATCGCGCTCGAACACCACCTCGGCATGACTTGCGATCCGGTCGCGGGGTTGGTGCAGGTACCGTGCATCGAACGCAACGCCATGGGCGCGGTCAAGGCGGTCAACGCCGCCTCGCTCGCGCTCAAGGGCGACGGCACCCATTGCATCCCGCTCGATGCGGCGATCAAGACCATGTGGGAAACCGGGCGCGATATGTCCACGAAGTACAAGGAGACCAGTCAGGGCGGATTGGCCGCGGTCGCGGTCGAATGCTAA
- a CDS encoding branched-chain amino acid ABC transporter permease: MSARLWPWLLVAFFASVPLWIGNQYFLYILTATGIFIIAAISLNLLLGYTGQLSLGHVAFFGIGAYVAALCSLGFDLEFGATTFVFPRQPVWVGFIAAILVTAGFGWLIGRLSFKVRGAYFVIVSISFAQVMRMVALNWVDLTEGPMALNNIPPLSLWIPGEGVVGFFKKEYNYWLVLLLVVLSYVMVERIVRSRVGRAMIALRENESLARSVGVDVTRYLVVATVVSAGMAGAAGALYTHYIRIVDPDVFLFIYTVTMVIMVVTGGKGTLAGPVVGGFIFGALPEVLREVAQPEVQWILYGIAMILIVFFLPQGIVPALANWWAARRPERGAINKHARGDSPARRAKAKSP; this comes from the coding sequence ATGAGTGCGCGCCTTTGGCCCTGGCTGCTGGTCGCCTTTTTTGCGTCGGTGCCGCTGTGGATCGGCAACCAGTATTTTCTCTATATATTGACCGCAACCGGCATCTTCATCATCGCCGCGATCAGCCTCAATCTGCTGCTCGGCTACACCGGGCAATTGAGCCTCGGCCACGTCGCGTTCTTCGGCATCGGCGCCTACGTCGCGGCGCTCTGTTCGCTCGGCTTCGATCTCGAATTCGGCGCGACCACCTTCGTCTTTCCCCGCCAGCCGGTGTGGGTGGGCTTCATCGCCGCGATCCTGGTCACCGCCGGGTTCGGCTGGCTGATCGGCCGGCTCTCGTTCAAGGTGCGGGGCGCCTATTTCGTCATCGTCAGCATCAGCTTCGCCCAGGTGATGCGGATGGTCGCGCTCAATTGGGTCGATTTGACCGAAGGGCCGATGGCGCTCAACAACATCCCGCCGCTCTCGCTCTGGATTCCGGGCGAAGGCGTGGTCGGATTCTTCAAGAAGGAATACAACTACTGGCTCGTGCTGCTGCTGGTGGTTCTGTCCTACGTGATGGTCGAACGGATCGTGCGCTCGCGCGTCGGGCGGGCGATGATCGCGCTGCGCGAAAACGAATCGCTCGCGCGCTCGGTCGGCGTCGATGTTACCCGCTATCTGGTGGTGGCGACGGTGGTGTCGGCGGGCATGGCCGGCGCCGCGGGCGCCCTCTACACCCACTACATCCGCATCGTCGATCCCGACGTGTTCCTGTTCATCTACACGGTGACGATGGTGATCATGGTGGTGACCGGCGGCAAGGGCACGCTCGCCGGGCCGGTGGTCGGCGGCTTCATCTTCGGCGCGCTGCCCGAGGTGCTGCGCGAGGTGGCGCAGCCCGAGGTGCAGTGGATTCTCTACGGCATCGCCATGATCCTGATCGTGTTCTTCCTGCCCCAGGGCATCGTGCCGGCTCTCGCCAACTGGTGGGCGGCGCGTCGCCCCGAGAGGGGCGCAATAAATAAACATGCGCGCGGGGATTCGCCCGCGCGCCGCGCCAAGGCCAAGTCG
- a CDS encoding branched-chain amino acid ABC transporter permease, producing MEQFLQHIVNGTILGGTYALLGIGLTLIFGIMRVVNFTHGELYAFGAYMTYLLVQVLELNFFVSLVLATALGVGLGAVIEFVLIRKLRSTDIDTVMLVMIGAWIALQNFWQLMFSGIAKSINHPFPTAPLVFGPISVAPVRLFVIAVAIALLVGFYLLVNRTKLGVAMRASFQDPDVAALMGVNIPLMRTLTFALGSGLAAAAGALLGPIFVVTPTMGDLVALKAFAIVILGGLGNIVGATIGGFVLALVEEFGAGYISSGYRDAMGFLLIIAVLAFKPQGLFAAKERVG from the coding sequence GTGGAACAGTTTCTCCAGCACATCGTCAACGGCACGATCCTGGGCGGCACCTACGCGCTGCTCGGGATCGGGCTCACGCTGATTTTCGGCATCATGCGTGTCGTGAATTTCACCCACGGCGAGCTGTACGCCTTCGGCGCCTACATGACGTATCTCCTGGTACAGGTGCTGGAGCTGAATTTCTTCGTCTCGCTCGTGCTCGCGACCGCGCTCGGCGTCGGGCTCGGAGCGGTGATCGAGTTTGTGCTGATCCGGAAGTTGCGCAGCACCGACATCGATACCGTCATGCTGGTGATGATCGGCGCCTGGATCGCCTTGCAGAATTTTTGGCAGCTGATGTTCAGCGGCATCGCCAAGTCGATCAACCATCCCTTCCCGACCGCGCCGCTGGTGTTCGGTCCGATCTCGGTCGCGCCGGTCCGGCTGTTCGTGATCGCGGTCGCGATCGCGCTGCTGGTCGGATTCTACCTGCTGGTCAACCGCACCAAGCTCGGGGTCGCCATGCGCGCGTCGTTCCAGGACCCTGACGTCGCCGCCCTGATGGGCGTCAACATCCCGCTGATGCGCACTCTCACGTTCGCGCTCGGTTCCGGCCTCGCGGCTGCGGCGGGCGCGCTCTTGGGCCCGATCTTCGTCGTTACCCCGACCATGGGCGATCTGGTCGCGCTCAAGGCCTTCGCCATCGTCATTCTGGGCGGACTCGGCAATATCGTCGGCGCGACCATCGGCGGGTTCGTACTCGCCCTGGTCGAGGAATTCGGCGCGGGTTACATCTCGTCGGGCTACCGCGACGCCATGGGCTTTTTGCTGATCATCGCGGTCCTGGCGTTCAAGCCGCAGGGGCTGTTCGCGGCCAAGGAGCGGGTCGGATGA